CGGCTGGGTGTGGAGCCGGATGGCGATCTGGTTGGCCATGGAGCCGGACGGCGTAAAGACCGCGGCTTCCTTGCCCAGGATGCCCGCCACCTCTTCCTCCAGACGGTTGATGCTGGGATCCTCGCTGTAGACGTCGTCCCCCACGTCAGCCGCGGTCATGGCCCTCAGCATGTCGGGTGTGGGCGTCGTTACCGTGTCGGAACGGAGGTCGATCATGGGTTTGCCTGCTCGGGGCGCGGCAGCTTGTAGTTCCGGATCACCTGTCCGGACCTGCCGACGGCCGGAAGCTCTTCCTCGTTGAACTTGAGGCGCACCCCGCCGGCGTTTCCGAAGGTGATGCTGAACCCGGTGTCGGCGGACAGCGTGGCGCTTTGACCGGGGTTTAGCATGAAGTCGCGCGACGGTTTGTCGTCCACCCAGATGCGCAGCCAGGAACGGGCGTCGGCCACGATGGTGAGTGTGTGCGTGGCCCCGGCGCCGTCGGTTGGCGCCGGCTCCAATCCGCTCGCCGCCACGGTCGTTGCAGGCTCCGTCTCGGCGGGCGCGGCTTCCGCGGGTTCGGCGCTTGCGGTCGCAACCTCGGGTTGCGTCTGCTCGGCCCGTGGCTCGGCGGTTTCCCCTGTCTCCGAGGCAGCCGCGGTCTCCTCCGCCGCAGTCCGCTCCGGCGCCGGCGTCGCGGCAAGCTCCCGCGGGGTCTCCGGCTGAGCCTCGGCGGGATCGGCCGGCACCGCGGGGGCATTCTCAACCGCGGCCACGGGTTCAGCGGACGGCTCCGGCGCGGCGGCGGGTTCCGGGTCCGCGGCGGGCGGGCTTCCCGCCAACCCGGGTTCGGCGGGCGCGGTCTCGTCGGCTTCCGGTTGCAGCACCGAGTCCTGGTCCGTGCTCGGCAGAGGCGTTTGAGTGGCGACAGGGGCCGGTGAGGAGGGTGTCACGGCGATTTCCGGCGGGGCGTCGGCGGGCGGTGCTCCCACGTCCGGACGTTCGGTGAGCGTGCGGACAAGATTGCCCACGTTCACCAACGTGGGATCATAGATGTACAGGCCGGCGGCGACCACCAGCAGGACCACCAGCACGGCGACCGTCGCCGCCTTCCTCGAACGAGGCTTCGTCTCGGGAGGCGCGGGCGAGGCGTCCACGGCCCGGTTTTCGCGCACGAACTGAGCCGCCAGCGTCTCCACCTCGATCTCGAGGTACGCGGCGTAGGTGCGCAGGAAGTGGACCATGTAGAGCCGGTCCGACACCAGGCGATCGTTTCCGCCGCCTTCCAGGATCTCCAGGTAGTACTGCGGAATGCGCGTCGCATCCGCGGCCTGGTCCAGCGTCAGTCCCTTTTGCTCTCGTGCTTCCCGGATATAGTCGGCAGTGGCGCTCACGAATCTTGGAATACCTGTTGCCCGGCGTGTCGTGGGCCGCTGGGTTCGCCGCGGCGTGACGTGCTCGGGGCTCGTTCCTGCACTGACTTTATAATACGATTTGTCGGTGCAGGCTAGGGAAGCCGGCCGCTGGGGCTCTCCGGACTAGTTCGCGGTGTCGAAGATCGGGGCGCCGGGGTAGAACGCGACGAACCGGTCGTTCAGGATGGGATTGTACAAGAGCTGGCGGAGTTTCCGCCCCTTGAGCTCCCCCTCCACCGCTTCGCCCCGCAGCCACGACCACAGGCTCCCGGTCTCCTTGTCGCGCAACAGGACGTTGCCCTGGGCGTCCTTGCGTTCCGACTGTTCGAAGGTAAGGACGCGCCCGTCCAGCTCCCGGCGCCACGCGGTGCCCGTGGCGTCGTCCGGCGAGTAGTACACGACCACCTTGGCGTCGTTGAACTCGTCGTTGACGAGGTTTTGCCGTTCCAATACCCCGTAGGGATAGAGCTTGGCCTTGAGCTTCACCAACACCGCGAGTCCCAGGATGTCGCTCTGGAAGGGACCGACGTAGGTGCCCATGAACCCGCCGCGGCGGTAACCCGGCAGCACCTGGGTAAGCGGGTAGTTCTTTTTCCAGTTGGCCCAGGTCGTGACCGTGGACGGCATGAAGTCGAGCTTCTTGCCCTTGAGCGGGCCGTGCGCGGCCTCGCCGGTGACGTGAACCCACAGCGACTCGGTCTCGCGGTCGTACATGATGAACGAGTTTTCGAAGAGAATGCCCGCGTGCCCGAAGCTCAGCACCTTGTCGTCGAGTTTGCGTCTATACACGATAGACGTTTGGCACAGCGGTCACCAGGAGACCGCGATGGGCACCCCCCCTATGGTGTCGTTGCCCAGCTCGTGGACCCCCATGATGGTGATGGGATAGGCCTTGGCCTCGCCGTTGTGGGCCACCCCGATGATCACGTCCCGATCGAAGATGACTTCCTGTTTTTCCGCTTCCGCGGCGCTCAGCATCTTCGGATCGTCAAAGACCGGGAACGCGTCCCGCGGCACCGCCTGCCAGCCGATGGGCTGGGCCGCCGCTGTCGCCGCCAGCGCGGTCAAGGCCGTGGCGACCATCCAGGCCGTCGCTGATTTTCGCAACATGGTTTCACCTTGCTCCTTTCGTGTCATGGCTCAACGACCGCGATCGTCCTGTACCCATTATTCACCATTACCGCGCCGGAGGCCACCGGGCCTACTTGCGGTGGAATCCGAGGACCTCTCCGGTGATGTAGTCGCTGTCGCTGGACGCGAAGAAGACGAACGCGGGCGCCACGGTCTCGGCGGGGGCCGGGTTGGGCCGCACATCGGGTATTCCCTCGCGCTCGCGGAAGTCGGCGATGGCGTCGGTCATGCGCGTGTCCGCTATCGGCGAGATGCAGTTGATCTGGATGTTGTGGGGCTTCATCTCGTTGGCGACGTTGAAGGTCAGCGTGATAATGCCGCCCTTGGCGCTGGCGTAGTCGGATACGCCGTTGGACGGCCGCAGCGCCGCCGGGCCGGTCAGGTTGATGATCTTGCCGGACCGCTGCCGCTTCATGATGGGCAGCACCGCCTGCATGCCGTTGAAGGTGCCCTTGAGGTGGACCCGGATGGTCTCGTCCCACTGTTCCTCGGTGATGTCCTCGAACCTCTTGAGCGTCAGGACCCCGGCGTTGTTGACGAGGATGTCGAGCCGGCCCCAGCGTTCCTCCACCTCCCGCACCAGCCCGTCCACCTCCGTCCGCTGCCCGACGTCCACCATCCGCGCCACGCATTCGGTTCCCAGCGCCGACAGCTCGCGCTCCACGGTGTCGAGAGCCTCACGGTCGCGGGCGCCGGTAACGGCCAGCACCGCGCCCTCGCGGGCGAAGGCCAGCGCCACCGCCCGGCCGATGCCGCGGCTGGCGCCGGTGATGATGGCGACCTTTCCCTCAAGCCTGCCCATGAGCCTGTCTCCTCTCCGCCAACTCGTTCACCGTCTGCGACAGTCTCCGGCACAGCTCCGGCAGGTCGGCGCTCTCGACGCTGCAGAAGGCGATCCGGAGCCCGTTCATGCTGTCCGTGTCGAACGGCACGGTGCCCACGCCGTGCTCGTCCAGCAAGTGGTTGGCGACGTCCGTGGCCCTGAGCCCCGACTCCGGCCGCAGGGTGATGAAACAGAAGAAGCCGCCCTGGAACGGCTCCACGGTCACGAGATCGGTCTCCATCCTCCCGAGCTCGTCCTTGAGGGTCCGGTAGCGTTGCTCCAGGAGCTCGAAGGTCCGCTGCCGCTCCACCATCAGCCGCTCCATCTGCTCCATGGCCCTCGTGGCCACCGCCTGGGTCACTGTCGAGTTGTTGGAGAACAGTCCCCGGTTGACGCCCGAGAACTTGTTGTCGAGCTCCGCCGCCACGGCTTCCGCGTCGTCCTCCGAAAGCCACTCGTCGGGACAGGCCAGCGTGATGGCGCCCGCGCGGGCGCCGTACCAGAGGAGCTCCTTGGTCACGCCGTCCAGCTTCACCGGCAGCAGGTTGGAGCGCGGGCGGCACAGGTAGAACAGCGACGACTGCATGGCGGCGGGGTCGTAGACGTAGCTCTCGTAGGCGTCGTCGAACAGCACCACCAGCCGCTTCGCGGTCCCCTCCGCGAGTCCGTCCAGCGCCTCCACCAGCCGCCCGCCGGCTGCGGCGGACGGGCAGAAGCCCGTGGGGTTGTTGGGGAAGTTCAGCAGCACCACGGCGTTGTCCTGCTCGAGCCATACCTTCCGGATGGCCGCGACGAGGCCGGCGACGTTCAGGTCGCCGGCCTCGTACAGCGGGAAGTCGGCGATGCGGATGCCGAGGTTCTGTCCGAGCACGTGGTCGTAGTTCTCCCAGCGCCGGTCGGCCGTGATGATGCACCGGCCCGGGTCCACGAACATCCGCGCGGCGATGCTGATGGCGGCGGTGATCCCGGGGGTCAGGACCGGCGGATGCAGTTGCCGTTCCAGCCTCCCGGACTGGTCGCCCGCCCGCGCCAGGATCCACTTCCTCCATGCCGAGCGGAAAGCGGGGGTGCCCGCTTCCGGCGTGTACGGAAAGATCTCCTCGGTTTCCAGCCCGTTGAAAAAGGAGTGGATCAGGGGCGCGCAAAGGGTGATCTCGCGGTCGCCGCCGTCGGGGTACACCGTGCTTTCCCGTCCCCGGGCCGAGCCGATGGTGGCGTTGATGCGCGCCTTGGCCCTGGCCTTGCCGGTCCAGTAGAGAATGCCCTGCGGGTTGTGGATCGTCTTGCCGAACCCGGAGAAGAACTCCATGGCTCCGGTCCGGGTCAACGCGGGAAAATCCATCGGTTGCCTCGATTCTCGACGGCGGCGGGAAACCGCCGGTTCACCGCCCTCCGCCGTGTGCTGCGGTCAGGCGAAGGCCCGGTCCAGACGGGCCATGTCTTCAGCGGACAGGCGCCAGTCGGAGGCGCCGCAGTTCTCGGCGGTCCGGGAGACGCTGTCGGACTTCGGGATGGCGATGACGCCGTCATGGGAGATGCACCAGTTCAGCGCCACCTGGGCGGCTGTCTTCCGGTGCTCTTCGGCGATCTCCTGGAGCACCTTGGCGCCCCGGGACGAAAACAGGCCGCGTCCGGCCGCCAGCCGGCCGCTGTCCAGTGGCGTGTAGGCGAT
The sequence above is a segment of the Deltaproteobacteria bacterium genome. Coding sequences within it:
- a CDS encoding DUF3179 domain-containing (seleno)protein — protein: MVATALTALAATAAAQPIGWQAVPRDAFPVFDDPKMLSAAEAEKQEVIFDRDVIIGVAHNGEAKAYPITIMGVHELGNDTIGGVPIAVSWUPLCQTSIVYRRKLDDKVLSFGHAGILFENSFIMYDRETESLWVHVTGEAAHGPLKGKKLDFMPSTVTTWANWKKNYPLTQVLPGYRRGGFMGTYVGPFQSDILGLAVLVKLKAKLYPYGVLERQNLVNDEFNDAKVVVYYSPDDATGTAWRRELDGRVLTFEQSERKDAQGNVLLRDKETGSLWSWLRGEAVEGELKGRKLRQLLYNPILNDRFVAFYPGAPIFDTAN
- a CDS encoding aminotransferase class I/II-fold pyridoxal phosphate-dependent enzyme, translated to MDFPALTRTGAMEFFSGFGKTIHNPQGILYWTGKARAKARINATIGSARGRESTVYPDGGDREITLCAPLIHSFFNGLETEEIFPYTPEAGTPAFRSAWRKWILARAGDQSGRLERQLHPPVLTPGITAAISIAARMFVDPGRCIITADRRWENYDHVLGQNLGIRIADFPLYEAGDLNVAGLVAAIRKVWLEQDNAVVLLNFPNNPTGFCPSAAAGGRLVEALDGLAEGTAKRLVVLFDDAYESYVYDPAAMQSSLFYLCRPRSNLLPVKLDGVTKELLWYGARAGAITLACPDEWLSEDDAEAVAAELDNKFSGVNRGLFSNNSTVTQAVATRAMEQMERLMVERQRTFELLEQRYRTLKDELGRMETDLVTVEPFQGGFFCFITLRPESGLRATDVANHLLDEHGVGTVPFDTDSMNGLRIAFCSVESADLPELCRRLSQTVNELAERRQAHGQA
- a CDS encoding DUF4115 domain-containing protein; its protein translation is MSATADYIREAREQKGLTLDQAADATRIPQYYLEILEGGGNDRLVSDRLYMVHFLRTYAAYLEIEVETLAAQFVRENRAVDASPAPPETKPRSRKAATVAVLVVLLVVAAGLYIYDPTLVNVGNLVRTLTERPDVGAPPADAPPEIAVTPSSPAPVATQTPLPSTDQDSVLQPEADETAPAEPGLAGSPPAADPEPAAAPEPSAEPVAAVENAPAVPADPAEAQPETPRELAATPAPERTAAEETAAASETGETAEPRAEQTQPEVATASAEPAEAAPAETEPATTVAASGLEPAPTDGAGATHTLTIVADARSWLRIWVDDKPSRDFMLNPGQSATLSADTGFSITFGNAGGVRLKFNEEELPAVGRSGQVIRNYKLPRPEQANP
- a CDS encoding SDR family NAD(P)-dependent oxidoreductase; translated protein: MGRLEGKVAIITGASRGIGRAVALAFAREGAVLAVTGARDREALDTVERELSALGTECVARMVDVGQRTEVDGLVREVEERWGRLDILVNNAGVLTLKRFEDITEEQWDETIRVHLKGTFNGMQAVLPIMKRQRSGKIINLTGPAALRPSNGVSDYASAKGGIITLTFNVANEMKPHNIQINCISPIADTRMTDAIADFREREGIPDVRPNPAPAETVAPAFVFFASSDSDYITGEVLGFHRK